In Cryptomeria japonica chromosome 10, Sugi_1.0, whole genome shotgun sequence, a genomic segment contains:
- the LOC131046735 gene encoding uncharacterized protein LOC131046735, with protein sequence MVLVDMHSTPGQPWDYCPRTTLRRIATKLEEEFGLVVSTGFESEFYLLRREDNNNWIAIDSTSYCSVAAFDGASLVLLEVLKALQSMHYFVEQLHAEAGDGQFEVALGYPSCVCVADNLVFLRESVRAIATKKSLRATFLPKYFPMDIGSGCHVHLSLWKDGKNRVYG encoded by the coding sequence ATGGTATTGGTTGATATGCATTCAACACCCGGCCAACCTTGGGACTATTGTCCAAGGACAACTTTGAGAAGAATTGCAACTAAATTGGAAGAAGAATTTGGTTTGGTTGTAAGTACTGGTTTTGAGAGTGAGTTTTATCTTCTAAGAAGGGAAGATAACAACAATTGGATTGCAATTGATTCCACATCGTACTGCTCAGTTGCAGCCTTTGATGGTGCATCACTTGTTCTGTTAGAAGTTCTTAAAGCTCttcaaagcatgcattattttGTAGAGCAGTTGCACGCAGAGGCAGGAGATGGTCAATTTGAAGTAGCATTAGGGTATCCGTCTTGTGTATGTGTTGCTGACAATTTAGTCTTCCTACGAGAATCTGTAAGGGCAATAGCAACCAAAAAGTCTCTACGTGCAACTTTCCTTCCCAAGTACTTCCCGATGGATATTGGTTCTGGTTGCCATGTACATTTAAGTTTATGGAAGGATGGCAAGAACAGAGTTTATGGCTAG